The window AGTACAAGCCCCGCCATCCACTGACTAGCTACAATTTTGAAACAATTTACTTAGCTTTTCTGGGCCTCAATTTATTCCTCTATAAAATGGAGGTTCTATCTTCCACATAGGATCTTGTAAATATATAAAccaaaaatagtaaatatttggcTCTATTCCTAAACTAAGAAATCAAGGCTGTAAATGAGGTAACAAAATGGTACAGAAACATGGAATATGAGTCcatccctttccccaccccaaccccacatCACGCAGTTTTTACTGCTTGTGAGAGACAGTATCACCCTTTACATCTGGTCCTTTCTAACATTCTTggagttttcctcttttaggCCAACCAGAGCACAGAGCAGCGCTTTCTCTTGCTGGGTTTCTCCGACTGGCCCTCCCTGCAGCCAGGCCTCTTCGCCCTTGTCCTCCTCTGCTACCTGATGACCCTGGCGGGGAACTCGGCGCTGGTGCTGCTGGCGGTGCGCGACCCGCGCCTGCACACGCCCATGTACTACTTCCTGTGCCACCTGGCCCTGGTGGACGCCGGCTTCACCGCGAGTGTGGTGCCGCCGTTGTTGGCTAACTTGCTGGGCTGGGCGCGCCGGCTGACTCGGGCAGGCTGCATGGCGCAGCTGTGCGTGTCGCTGGCGCTGGGCTCATCCGAGAGCGTCCTCCTGGCCGTGATGGCAAGGGACCGCGCGGCCGCCGTGTGCCGCCCGCTGCGCTACGCCGGGCTCGCCTCGCCCCGCCTCTGCCGCGTGCTGGCCGGCGCCTCCTGGCTGGGCGGCATCGCCAACTCTGCGGCGCAAACGTCGCTTCTGGCCGCGCAGCCTCTGTGCGCGCCCTACCAACTGGACCACTTCATCTGCGAGCTACCCGCGCTGCTCAAGCTGATCTGCAGCGGCGGCGGCCAAGATTCCACCGAGCGCCAGATGTTTGTTGCCCGCGTGGTCATCCTGCTGCTGCCGTCGGCTGTCATCCTGGCCTCCTACGGCGCCGTGGCCCGCGCTGTGTGGGGCATGAGGAGCCGCGGAGGCCGGAAGAAAGCGTTAGGCACGTGTGGGTCCCACCTGACCGCCGTCTGCCTGTTCTGTGGCTCAGCCATCTACACCTACCTGCAACCCACGCACAGCTACAATCAAAGGCGGGGCAAGTTCATCTCGCTCTTCTACACCGTGGTCACACCCGCCCTCAACCCACTCATCTATACCTTGAGGAATAAGGAGGTgaagggggcagggaggaggttCCTGGGGAGCCTGGGGAGAAGGCAGGCAGGACAGTGAGTGAGGAGGGAAAGTAAGAACCTGTCAGCCCAGTACCCAAGAATGGAAACGCTGTTGGAGAGTCAGTCAGTTTCGCTTCATGCTGTCCACTTCTTAATGAAAATCTGCAAGATTTGTCTTCAGGGAGCCCAAGGTTAATGGGGAGATTAACCCTTCCCATCTTCAGGTACTGTTCTGATTCGTGAGGGAAAATCTGTATATCCTCTCTACATACAGGTTTAGGGAGGAGGAAATGGTTCTCGGGCTTTTCTCCCAAGCTGAAAAGGGAGGAGGCATTATCCGGGAGAGATCTCCCCATTGTCAGGAGACACAGTAACCAACCCTCAGACTCCATATGCAGGTGAGATGATGTGTTTCATAATGCTTATCTTTATTAGCTTTCCCCAGTTTCTGCTACCAGGGCTCTCTCTGTTTGAGAACGGAATCAAAGACCTTGCCCTGCATGAGACTCCATCCAGAAAAAGGAGACATGGTGTCTTTTCTTGAGGAAACAGTCCAAATGGAGACATAATACCCACCTGGCCAGGTGACCAGTGCCCGTGACAGGGCACCTGACCCATAAAAGTGATGAGGAATACTCCTAAGTGTGATGAGTTGTGCTGGGTGAGGTTAAGTTGGGAAAACCACCAGAAGGAAGTGGTTCTTGAGCAAGTTTTAAAGAAGATAAGGACTAGAATTGgtgaagaagaaggaaatgatATCTCAGGTTGTAACAAAAAATCAAGATGATGAGCAGCAAGAACCTGAGAAAAGGGTCATGAGGCAGAGGAGTAAGAGGAGGGAGTAAGATGGAGGCTGTGACTCAAGTTTCCAAGAGAGGAGCAGGATCTGGTGGTGAaggaagttgaaaggaaaagtctC is drawn from Tamandua tetradactyla isolate mTamTet1 chromosome 5, mTamTet1.pri, whole genome shotgun sequence and contains these coding sequences:
- the LOC143683181 gene encoding putative olfactory receptor 2I1, translated to MDVMVYLWSTKPTPTPLCRTEVESDCTKLGEGKVERRVPRLRHWVEEDKRKKDPREKLTSLGEQHLCSLAQLLFRAGEQTACPNLMSQLALTDSTHQILQVASWYPHFTFPHLELSKMHYERTSELRRALTLTSQGRLGKSERRKEVEEKGHNPGAMANQSTEQRFLLLGFSDWPSLQPGLFALVLLCYLMTLAGNSALVLLAVRDPRLHTPMYYFLCHLALVDAGFTASVVPPLLANLLGWARRLTRAGCMAQLCVSLALGSSESVLLAVMARDRAAAVCRPLRYAGLASPRLCRVLAGASWLGGIANSAAQTSLLAAQPLCAPYQLDHFICELPALLKLICSGGGQDSTERQMFVARVVILLLPSAVILASYGAVARAVWGMRSRGGRKKALGTCGSHLTAVCLFCGSAIYTYLQPTHSYNQRRGKFISLFYTVVTPALNPLIYTLRNKEVKGAGRRFLGSLGRRQAGQ